A part of Candidatus Palauibacter scopulicola genomic DNA contains:
- a CDS encoding PTS sugar transporter subunit IIB, translating into MALELLRIDERLIHGQVLVGWGRPLDLDFYVIVDEPLASSAWEQELWASALDDEESAEFLGVDEAARRFGELSARVERGALLTRDTATMRALAERGCLDGRTVNVGGVYAAAGRRKILDYVHLSPEEVEDLRAIGEHAAVSARNLPTAPEVRLDARKLR; encoded by the coding sequence GTGGCGCTCGAACTCCTCCGGATCGATGAGCGTCTGATCCACGGCCAGGTGCTCGTGGGCTGGGGACGTCCCCTGGACCTCGACTTCTACGTCATCGTCGACGAACCTCTCGCTTCCAGCGCGTGGGAGCAGGAGCTCTGGGCCAGCGCCCTCGACGACGAAGAAAGCGCCGAGTTCCTCGGGGTGGACGAGGCAGCGCGGCGCTTCGGGGAACTGAGCGCCCGGGTGGAGCGGGGCGCGCTCCTGACGCGGGATACGGCGACGATGCGGGCACTGGCCGAGCGTGGGTGCCTCGACGGGCGGACGGTGAACGTGGGAGGCGTGTACGCCGCGGCAGGGCGGAGGAAAATCCTCGACTACGTCCACCTCTCGCCGGAAGAGGTCGAGGACCTGCGGGCGATCGGTGAGCACGCTGCCGTGAGCGCCCGCAACCTCCCCACCGCACCCGAGGTCCGTCTCGACGCGCGGAAGCTCCGATGA
- a CDS encoding PTS system mannose/fructose/sorbose family transporter subunit IID, producing MKPRRRDFARAILRSFSIQGSWNDRTMTGPGLAHALAPLLARIHAGDPAAFRQAVQRHSRAFNAHPYLAPVAIGAIARLEFDGDDPDTLSRFRSALRAPLGALGDGVAWAGWRPFCTSAAAIGFVLGLDAPVAAGAFLVLYNAGHLALRIWGLRCGWRSGRSVASALKRAPLRRLERAFVFANQVLIGALAALLIGQLPGAGLVPWRDGGAVIVALMGYLVPRHISAVAMASLLAACAVWLL from the coding sequence GTGAAACCGCGCAGAAGGGATTTCGCACGCGCCATCCTGCGCAGCTTTTCCATCCAGGGTTCATGGAACGACCGCACGATGACGGGGCCCGGACTTGCGCATGCGCTGGCGCCGCTTCTGGCGCGGATCCACGCGGGCGATCCGGCCGCGTTCCGGCAGGCCGTGCAACGTCATTCGCGAGCCTTCAACGCGCATCCGTACCTCGCTCCCGTCGCGATCGGGGCCATCGCGCGCCTCGAATTCGATGGCGATGACCCCGACACCCTGTCGCGCTTCCGTTCCGCCCTCCGCGCGCCGCTTGGGGCGCTGGGCGACGGGGTCGCGTGGGCCGGATGGCGGCCCTTCTGCACATCCGCCGCGGCCATCGGGTTCGTGCTTGGACTCGACGCCCCGGTCGCGGCCGGCGCGTTCCTCGTTCTGTACAATGCCGGCCACCTCGCCCTCCGCATCTGGGGGCTGCGCTGCGGCTGGAGGTCCGGCCGGTCCGTGGCCTCCGCGTTGAAGCGCGCGCCGCTGCGCCGGCTGGAGAGAGCGTTCGTGTTCGCGAACCAGGTGCTCATCGGAGCCCTCGCCGCGCTGCTCATCGGCCAGCTTCCCGGAGCCGGCCTCGTCCCCTGGCGGGACGGCGGTGCAGTCATCGTGGCGCTAATGGGTTATCTTGTCCCCCGACACATCTCGGCGGTCGCCATGGCGAGCCTCCTCGCCGCGTGCGCGGTGTGGCTCCTGTGA
- a CDS encoding PTS sugar transporter subunit IIC produces the protein MTGVELTVGDWALACLLGAVIGLDEVSWPQAMWSRPIVAGTLGGMLFGAPAAGCLVGVWLELVLSRHPSFGGARHPEAGPASFTAGAAYAIAGGGTPGGIVAAVAVGWAVGWTGAYSVTLLRRVTPRLVSRPEGFGGGGAALARRHRLAMALDGLRAGFLVAALLVPSTLFVRLLSTQPPGAAWWPVVAGLGLAGAAGVGARGLGARARHWPALAAGCVLGTVLARVLS, from the coding sequence ATGACCGGGGTCGAGCTCACGGTCGGCGACTGGGCGCTGGCCTGTCTGCTCGGCGCGGTCATCGGTCTCGACGAGGTGTCCTGGCCCCAGGCCATGTGGTCCCGGCCCATCGTGGCCGGCACGCTGGGAGGCATGCTTTTCGGGGCGCCCGCCGCCGGTTGCCTGGTCGGAGTCTGGCTGGAACTCGTCCTGTCGCGACATCCCTCCTTCGGCGGCGCGCGGCATCCGGAGGCCGGGCCGGCCTCTTTCACGGCGGGGGCGGCGTACGCGATCGCCGGCGGCGGCACCCCGGGCGGGATCGTCGCCGCGGTCGCGGTCGGGTGGGCGGTCGGGTGGACGGGCGCGTACTCGGTGACCCTCCTCCGGCGCGTGACGCCGCGCCTCGTCTCGCGGCCCGAAGGCTTTGGCGGGGGGGGCGCCGCCCTCGCGCGACGCCATAGGCTGGCGATGGCCCTGGACGGGTTGCGCGCAGGATTCCTCGTCGCCGCGCTGCTCGTGCCGTCGACGCTGTTCGTGCGTCTGCTGTCGACGCAGCCACCGGGCGCCGCGTGGTGGCCCGTCGTGGCGGGGCTCGGACTCGCCGGAGCCGCGGGCGTCGGGGCTCGCGGGCTCGGCGCGCGAGCCCGCCACTGGCCCGCGCTGGCGGCCGGATGCGTCCTGGGGACGGTCCTCGCCCGGGTGCTCTCGTGA